The following coding sequences are from one Lolium rigidum isolate FL_2022 chromosome 6, APGP_CSIRO_Lrig_0.1, whole genome shotgun sequence window:
- the LOC124666907 gene encoding endoglucanase 2-like produces MGLLAILVLVAMVQVSYCGGSAIDYSKALSKSILFLEAQRSGVLPGNQRISWRANSGLLDGKANGVDLTGGYYDAGDNVKFGLPMAFTVTMMSWSVLEYGEQMGAAGELGHAMEAIKWGTDYFVKAHPEPNVLYGEVGDGDTDHNCWQRPEDMTTSRQAYRLDTQHPGSDLAGETAAAMAAASLVFRRSNPGYANQLLQHSKQLFDFADKYRGRYDASIPVAKNYYASVSGYGDELLWAATWLFHATGDWKYLDYLANHADALGGTGWSTSEFGWDIKYPGVQVLAAKILLQGKAGTHAAVLRRYRQRADFFACSCLRKQGGSGDVQRTPGGLMYHQKWNNLQFVTSASFLLAAYSDSLAAAGHGAAMQVQCSSGSAAPSELMSFAKSQVDYILGSNPTRTSYMVGYSNVYPQEAHHRGASIVSVKSNPAFVSCHDGYSSWYGRKGSNPNLLDGAIVGGPDEHDKFRDERNNYQQTEATTYNSAPFMGVLARLAAGHGGGGRFGRSLSYGTDNKTSLLQTVVDEEDKHASPIAIKQKATRSWTEKGRTYRRYVATVTNWSPNKTAHELHIGIAKLYGPLWGLDKARYGYVLPGAATASVPAGGSVVFVYVHAAPPANVWVTGYKLI; encoded by the exons ATGGGTCTCCTCGCCATTTTGGTGCTCGTTGCCATGGTACAGGTTTCCTACTGTGGCGGCAGCGCCATCGACTACAGCAAGGCGCTGAGCAAGAGCATCCTCTTCCTTGAGGCGCAGCGGTCCGGTGTCCTCCCCGGCAACCAGAGAATTTCATGGAGGGCCAACTCCGGCCTCCTCGACGGGAAGGCCAACGGG GTGGATCTTACGGGTGGCTACTACGATGCCGGCGACAACGTCAAGTTCGGGCTGCCGATGGCGTTCACGGTGACCATGATGTCGTGGAGCGTCCTGGAGTACGGCGAGCAGATGGGGGCGGCCGGCGAGCTCGGCCacgccatggaggccatcaagtGGGGCACCGACTACTTCGTCAAGGCGCACCCGGAGCCCAACGTGCTCTACGGAGAG GTGGGGGACGGCGACACGGACCACAACTGCTGGCAGCGGCCGGAGGACATGACGACGAGCCGTCAGGCGTACCGCCTCGACACCCAGCACCCGGGGTCCGACCTCGCCGGAGAGACCGCGGCCGCAATGGCCGCGGCGTCGCTGGTGTTCCGTCGCTCCAACCCCGGCTACGCGAACCAGCTCCTGCAACACTCCAAGCAGCTGTTTGATTTCGCCGACAAGTACCGGGGAAGGTACGACGCCAGCATCCCCGTTGCCAAGAACTACTACGCGTCGGTCAGCGGATACGGG GACGAGCTTCTTTGGGCGGCGACGTGGCTGTTCCACGCGACGGGCGACTGGAAGTACCTTGACTACCTGGCCAACCACGCCGACGCGCTGGGCGGCACGGGCTGGTCCACCAGCGAATTCGGGTGGGACATCAAGTACCCCGGCGTGCAGGTCCTGGCTGCCAAGATCCTGCTGCAGGGCAAAGCCGGCACGCACGCCGCCGTGCTGCGGCGGTACAGGCAGAGGGCGGACTTCTTCGCGTGCTCCTGCCTCCGCAAGCAGGGGGGCTCCGGCGACGTCCAGCGCACGCCCGGCGGCCTGATGTACCACCAGAAGTGGAACAACCTCCAGTTCGTCACGAGCGCGTCGTTCCTGCTCGCGGCCTACTCCGacagcctcgccgccgccggccatggaGCCGCCATGCAGGTGCAGTGCTCGTCCGGATCCGCGGCGCCCTCGGAGCTCATGTCGTTCGCCAAGTCCCAGGTGGACTACATCCTGGGCAGCAACCCGACGAGGACGAGCTACATGGTCGGGTACAGCAACGTTTACCCGCAGGAGGCGCACCACCGCGGCGCGTCCATCGTGTCCGTCAAGTCCAACCCGGCCTTCGTGAGCTGCCACGACGGGTACTCGAGCTGGTACGGCCGCAAGGGCAGCAACCCGAACCTGCTGGACGGCGCCATCGTCGGCGGGCCCGACGAGCACGACAAATTCAGGGACGAGAGGAACAACTACCAGCAGACCGAGGCGACCACCTACAACAGCGCGCCGTTCATGGGCGTGCTCGCTCGGCTCGCCGCCggacacggcggcggcggccggtttGGGCGGTCACTTTCATATGGTAC TGACAACAAGACCTCACTTCTGCAGA CAGTGGTCGATGAAGAAGATAAGCACGCGTCGCCGATCGCGATCAAGCAGAAGGCGACGAGGTCATGGACGGAGAAGGGCCGGACGTACCGCCGGTACGTGGCGACGGTGACCAACTGGTCCCCGAACAAGACGGCGCACGAGCTGCACATCGGCATCGCCAAGCTCTACGGCCCGTTGTGGGGGCTCGACAAGGCGCGCTACGGGTACGTGCTGCCAGGCGCCGCCACGGCGTCGGTGCCCGCCGGCGGGAGCGTGGTGTTCGTGTACGTCCACGCGGCACCGCCGGCGAACGTCTGGGTCACCGGCTACAAGCTCATCTGA